In Nitratireductor mangrovi, the genomic window CTTGCCGCGCCCGCCGGCGCCGATCGCGCGTCGTTGGCAGCAAGGATCGCGGACGCCTGCGCGGGCGGAGACGTGGCATCGCTGATCCTGCCGCAATACGGTCTCGACGACGCCGCCTTCCAGGCACTGGCCGAGGCGGTGGTCGCGCCGGCACAGGCGCAGGGCGTGGCGGTGATGATTGCCGGCGAGCCACGCATCGCCGCGCGCACCGGAGCTGACGGCGTCCATGCCGAAGGCGGCCGCGCGGCGCTCGCCGACCTGATCGACCGCTACCAGCCGAAGATGATGGTCGGCGCCGGCGGCGCCAAGGATCGCGACGCGGCGCTGGAGCTGGGGGAATTGCGTCCCGATTACCTCTTCTTCGGTCGCTTCGGCTACGACACCAAAACGGAGCCGCATGCGCGCAACCTGGCGCTCGGGCGCTGGTGGTCGGAAATGGTCGAGATTCCCTGCCTGGTCCTCGGCGGTGCGACCGTCGAATCGGTCGCCGACGTCGCCGCCACCGGAGCCGAATTCGTCGTCCTTTCGACGGCGGTATTCGGTGAAGGCGTCGACGCGACGGCTGCGGTCGCGCAAGCGAACCGCATTCTTGACGAGACAGCACCCGCATTCGAGACAGCGTCATGAGACGCCTGGCCGCCCTGTTTGCCCTGACCGCGCTGCTGGCGCCGGGCATGCCGGCAACCGCGGCCGAGACCGACCGCGCCAAGGCAAGCGACGCCCGCCAGATCGATCCGGGCCGTTTCGGCGGCAAGGCCGACGACGCCGCCTTCGGTGCCTATCAGCGCGGGCTCTACCTCACCGCCTACAATCTCGCCCTGCCGCGCGCGAAAGAGGGCGACGCCGCGGCCCAGACGCTCGTGGCCGAGATCCTGTCGCGCGGCCTCGGTGTCGCCCGCGACGCCGCCGCCGCGGCGGAATGGTACGGCAAGGCGGCCGAGGCCGGCATCCCCGAGGCCCAGCTGCAATATGCGCTGGTGCTGATCGACGGGCGTTATGCCGGCCCGGACCGCGAACGCGCCTTCGAACTGATGCAGGATGCCGCGGCCGCCGGGGACCGGCTGGCCATGTTCAACCTTGCGCAGATGCTGACCAACCGCGAACCCGGCCCGTCGGGCATGGCCAAGGCAATTCCCTTCTATGAGAAGTCGGCCCGGCTCGGCCTGCCGGACGCGCAATACGCCATGGCGCAAGTACTTGCCCACGGCGCCGGCGACCGCGCCCGCGACGAGGAGGAAGCGCGCCGCTACCTCGCCCGGGCTGCGCGGCAGAACTACGATACGGCGCAGCTCGACCTTGCCACCTGGCTGGTCGAGGGACGCGGCGGCAAGCGCGACTACGAGGCGGGGTTCGGGTGGATGAAGCGCGCCGCCCAGAGCGGCAACGTCGCTGCCCGCAACCGTCTCGCCAAGCTTTACATGCACGGCCTCGGCACCGAACCTGACCCGATCGAGGCGGCAGCCTGGTACATCAGCGCGCGGCGCGCCGGATTGCGCGACCTGGAGATGGACGACTTTCTCCAGGGCCTCACCACCGAACAGCAGAAGCAGGCGATCGAACGCGCCAACCGGCTGCGCTGAGCGCGCAGGCGCGGCCAGGCCCGCCTGCTCGGCTCTCTTGCCTCCCCGGCTGAATTGTGGTCTTGGAGGCCGCGAAGCGCGCCCTTGGCGCGCCAGAATGTCTTTCCGGAACTGAAACGATGAAAATCAACGGCAACGAAATCCGCCCGGGTAACGTGATCGAGCACAATGGCGGCCTGTGGGTCGCGGTGAAGACCAACGCGGTCAAGCCGGGCAAGGGCGGCGCCTACAACCAGGTCGAACTCAAGAACCTGATCGACGGCACCAAGCTCAACGAGCGCTTCCGCTCCGCCGAGACGGTCGAGCGGGTGCGGCTCGAGCAGAAGGAATTCACCTATCTCTACGAGCAGGGCGACTCGCTGGTGTTCATGGATGCCGAAAGCTACGAGCAGCTTGAACTGCAGAAGGATTTCGTCGGCGACCGCTCCTCCTTCCTGCAGGACGGCATGACCGTGACGGTCGAACTCTACGAGGAAAAGCCGATCGGCATCTCGCTGCCCGACCAGGTGACGCTGACCATCTCGGAGGCCGACCCCGTCGTGAAGGGCCAGACCGCGGCGTCGTCCTACAAGCCCGCAATGATGGAAAACGGCATCCGCGTCATGGTGCCGCCCTTCATCGAATCGGGCGAGCGCATCATCGTCGACACCAACGAGATCACCTACGTCCGCCGCGCCGACTGACGGCTCGCAACCTCGGGGAAAGGCACGCCGCCAATGGCGCGTTCGGCCATCATCAACGTCATGGTCCAGGCCGCCTTCAAGGCCGGCCGCTCGCTGGCGCGCGACTTCGGCGAGGTGCAGAACCTGCAGGTCTCGCTCAAGGGACCCGGCGACTATGTCAGCCAGGCCGATCGCCGGGCCGAGGAGATCGTCCACGCCGAACTGTCCAAGGCGCGACCGGGCTACGCCTTCCTGATGGAGGAGCGCGGCGTGATCGAGGGCGACGACGACCAGCACCGCTGGCTGGTCGACCCGCTCGATGGCACCACCAATTTCCTGCACGGCATTCCGCTGTTTGCGGTCTCAATCGCGCTCGAGCGGCAAGGCCAACTCGCCGCCGCCGTGGTCTTCAACCCGGCCATGGACGAGCTCTACACCGCCGAACGCGGCGGTGGGGCCTTCATGAACGACCGCCGCCTGCGCGTCGCCAGCCGCTCAAAACTCGCCGACACCGTCATCGGCACCGGCATTCCGCATCTTGGCCGCGGTCATCACGGCAACGCACTGATCGAGCTGCGCAATGTCATGGGCGAAGTCTCCGGCGTGCGGCGCATGGGCGCGGCCGCCCTCGATCTCGCCTATGTGGCGGCCGGTCGCCTCGACGGCTTCTGGGAGCACGGCCTTTCGCCATGGGACATGGGCGCTGGCGCACTGCTCATCCGCGAAGCCGGCGGCTTCGTTACCGACTATGACGGCGGGGCCGATTTCCTCGACACCGGTTCGATCGTCGCAGGCAACGAGGCGATCCACCGCGCTTTGCTGAAACAGCTGAAGAAGCCGCTGACCAAGGCCTGACACGGCGACGATTTTCGTCGGACGTCAACATTATCGTCACAACCTGCTGCTTTGATGTCGGCATGGCAGGTTCGGCAAAAGGCGGCACAAGCATCGAAATCCCGTTCAAGGGACGCTTCCATCACTCACGCGCCGAGCTTTGGGCCGACGGCATCGTGCATGCGGTCGGCATCGTGCTGGCGATTGCTGCCGGCGCCACCCTGCTCGCGCTTTCAGCCTTCCGCACCGGGCCGGCCGAATATGTCGCCGTGATCTTCTACGTCGCTTCGCTGCTCACCGTTTTTTCCGTGTCCTGCGCCTACAATCTGTGGCCGGTATCGCGCTTCAAATGGGTGTTGCGGCGCTTCGACCACGCCGCGATCTACCTGTTGATCGCCGGCACTTACACGCCGTTTCTGGCGCAACTCGAGCCGGCCAGCGCGACCACCATGCTGGCCGTCGTCTGGTCTGCCGCGCTGTTCGGGATCGCGATCAAGCTGTTCCTGCCCGGACGCTTCGACCGCCTCGCCGTCGCCTTCTATCTGGCGATCGGGTGGAGCGGCGTGGTGATCGCCGGCGACATCGGCAAGGTTCTTCCCGACAGCACGATCTGGCTGATCGTCGCCGGCGGCATGGTCTATTCGCTCGGCGTGCTGTTCTTCGCCTGGCAGAAGCTGCGTTTCCAGTCCGCGGTCTGGCACGGCTTCGTCGTCTCCGGCGCCGGCCTGCATCTCGCCGCCATGATGGACCTCCTGGTAATCAACCGCTTCTGAGCCCGGCGCGCCGGGCGATTGCCTTTCAATTTCGTCACAATTCCGCTTAGAGTCGCGCACACGATTTGGCGGGATCGGATTCGAGGCTTGGCACATGGCATGGTTCAGAAATCTGGCGGATGACGGCCTGGCGGGCAGCGCGGACTACGACCCGCACAAGCTGTCGAGCCCGCAGGTCTTCCTGCTGTCCATGCTCATCTTTCTGGCGATCGCCGGCTTTGTCGCCGCCATCCTCTACCGGCAGATTTCGTCCGCATTCTCGACCAACCCCGGCCTCAACGGCCTGATCCTCGGCGTGCTGGCCGTCGGCATCCTGCTCGTCTTCAGCCAGGTGACGCGGCTCTTCCGCGAGGTCCGCTGGGTCAACTCATTTCGCCAGGGAAGCGAGACCGGTAATCCGGTTCTGCTGGCGCCGATGAAGGTCATGCTGAGCCGCTCCTCGGCGACGGCGCTGACCACGCTGTCCATGCGATCGATCCTCGATTCGATCGCCACTCGGCTCGACGAAAGCCGCGACATCTCGCGCTACCTGATCGGACTGCTGGTCTTCCTGGGCCTGCTCGGCACGTTCTGGGGCCTGTTGCAGACCATCGGCGCCATTGGCAGCACGATCCAGTCGCTCGATCCCGCTTCGGGCGACACCAACGACGTGCTCAATGCGTTGAAATCGGGCCTGTCGGCGCCGCTCGCCGGCATGGGAACGGCGTTTTCCTCGTCGCTGTTCGGCCTTGCCGGCTCGCTGGTGCTGGGCTTCCTTGATCTGCAGGCCGGTCGCGCGCAGAACCGCTTCTACACCGAACTCGAAAACTGGCTCTCGTCGGTCACCGATCTCGGCTCCGACATGCCCGCTCCGGTCGAAGGCGCGCACGGGGGCTCGGCCGACGAGCTGCGTCTTGTGGCTGAAAGGCTGCGGTCCTTGCAGGAGGCCGGCGGCTCCAGCCAGCGCGTCGCCACCTCGATGGCCAGCCTCGCCGAAGGCATTTCGGGACTAGTCAAGAACATGCGCAACGAGCAGCAGATGATGCGCGACTGGGTCGAGGCGCAGTCGGAAGAGCAGAAGGCAACCCGGGCCGCGCTCGAAAAGATTGCCAAGGCGCTCGACCGCCAGAAGCAGGGAGCCGACTGACATGGCCCTGGCGCGCGCAAGGCAACGCAATCGCGGCGTCGACTACTGGCCGGGTTTCGTCGACGCCCTGTCGACGCTGCTGCTCGCCATCATGTTCCTCTTGTCGGTGTTCGTTCTGGCGCAGTTTCTGCTCAGCCGCGAGATCACCGGCAAGGACGAGGTGCTCAACCGGCTGAACTCGCAGATCAACGAACTGACCCAGTTGCTGGCGCTCGAACGCTCGAACGCCCAGGACGCGGAGGACCAGCTCGCCAATCTGCGCGCGTCGCTTCAGTCGGCGCAGGAAGAGCGCTCGCGGCTGCAACAGCTTCTGGCGGCCGGGGCCGGCGCCGACGAGGCCGCGCGCGACCGCATCGGCGTGCTGTCGGACGAACTCGACGATGAGCGCCAGATCTCGCAGCGGGCGCTCAGCCAGGTCGAACTGCTCAACCAGCAGATCTCGGCATTGCGCAAGCAGATCGCAGCACTCGAAGACGCGCTGGAAGCCTCCGAGGAGCGCGACCGCGAGTCCAACACCAAGATCGCCGATCTCGGCCGCCGGCTGAACGTCGCGCTGGCCCAGCGCGTGCAGGAGCTCAATCGCTACCGCTCCGATTTCTTCGGCCGCCTGCGCGAAATCCTCTCCGACCGCGAGAACATCCGCATTGTCGGCGACCGCTTCGTGTTCCAATCGGAGGTGCTGTTTCCCTCAGGCTCCGACGTGATCAACGACGCCGGACGCACCGAGATGCAGAAGCTTGCCGACGCCATCCTCGACCTGCAGAAGGAAATTCCGCCCGAGATCAACTGGGTCCTGCGCGTCGACGGCCACACCGACAACGTTCCGTTGTCGGGCACGGGCCGCTACCGCGACAACTGGGAACTGTCGACCGCGCGTTCGACCTCGGTGGTGAAGTTCCTGGTCGAAAACGGCGTGCCGGCCAACCGGCTGGTAGCCGCCGGCTTCGGCGAGTACCAGCCACTAGAAGAGGGCGATTCCCCCGAGGTTCGGGCCCGCAACCGCCGTATCGAACTCAAGCTGACCGAGCGCTAGCCGCTACCAGCCGGCCAGCACCGCGATCAACGCCAGCGCGCCCGGAACAGCCTGCACGAACAGGATCTTGCGCGAGACGGTGGCGGCGCCGAACAGCCCGGCCACCACCACGCAGCCAAGGAAAAACACCTTGATAGCAAAGCCTTCCGCTCCCAGCCACAGCCCCCATGCAAGCCCCGCGGCAAGAAAGCCGTTATAGAGCCCCTGGTTCATTGCCAGCGCTTTCGACTGGGCCGAGAACTCCGCAGTCGTGCCAAACACCTTGCGGCCGGCGGGCGTGTTCCAGACCAGCATCTCCAGATAGAGGAAATAGAGGTGCAGCAGGGCGACAAGCCCGGTCAGGATGCTGGCGATCATGACGATGTCCTCGTGGCGTCGAACTTGCCCCAGCTAACCCTGCAATTCGCCACCTTCGCAAGCCCCAACCGCACGGCCGTGATTGTCAGCGGTTGCAAAACGCCTACGATGGCGACCGCGGCGCAAGAAGAGCCGCGTGGGAGGGACGTTGCGACATGGCGGATGCGGACGCGATCATCGTTGGCGGAGGGTTGGCCGGTCTGGTCGCGGCGGCCGAGATCGCGGATGCCGGCAGGCGCGTCGTCATCCTCGATCAGGAAGGCGAAAATTCGCTCGGCGGCCAGGCCTTCTGGTCGCTCGGCGGGCTTTTTTTCGTCGACAGTCCCGAACAGCGCCGGCTGCGCATCAGGGACAGCCGCGAGCTCGCCTTGCAGGACTGGCTCGGCTCGGCCGGATTCGATCGTCCGGAGGATGCCTGGCCGCGCCGCTGGGCCGATGCCTATGTCGATTTCGCCGCCGGCGAGATGCGGTCCTGGCTTCACGGAATGGGCATGCGCTGGTTCCCGGTCGTCGGTTGGGCCGAGCGCGGCGGCGGGTTCGCGCATGGCCACGGCAACTCGGTGCCGCGGTTCCACATCACCTGGGGGACCGGGCCCGGTGTGCTGGAACCGTTCCTGCGCCGGGTACGCGAACATGCCGATGCGGGCCGCATCGAGCTGAGGTTCCGCCACCGCGTCAGCCGCCTCATCAAGACCGATGGCGCAGTCAGCGGCGTGGCCGGCGAGGTGCTTGAGCCGTCAACGGCCGAGCGCGGGCAGAAGTCGGGCCGCACCGTCACCGGCGAGTTCGAGCTTGGCGCTGGAGCGGTCGTCGTCGCCAGCGGCGGCATCGGCGGTGATTTCGATCTGGTGCGCAAGAACTGGCCCGTCGACCGGCTCGGCCTGCCGCCGGTCACCATGGTCGCCGGCGTGCCGCACCATGTTGACGGCCGCATGCTGGCGATCACCAAGGAGGCGGGCGGCACGATCATCAACGCCGACCGAATGTGGCACTATACCGAAGGCGTCAAGAACTGGGCCCCGATCTGGCCACAGCACGGCATCCGCATCCTGCCCGGTCCGTCCTCGCTCTGGTTCGACGCCACCGGCAACCGGCTGCCGGCGCCCTGCCTGCCCGGCTTCGACACGCTGGCGACCCTGAAGCATATCCTGGCCACCGGGCACGACTATTCCTGGTTCGTGCTCACCCAGAAGGTCATCAAGAAGGAATTCGCGCTGTCGGGGTCCGAACAAAATCCGGACTTCACCTCCAAGAGCTGGCGCGAAGTTCTGAAAAGCCGTCGCGGTGCCGGCGCGCCGCCGCCCGTAGAGGCCTTCAAGGAAAAAGGCGAGGACTTCATCGTCCGCGACACGCTCGCCGATCTCGTCGACGCCATGAACGCGCTCGCCGGCGAAAAGCTGATAGACCATGATCGGCTCAAGGCGCAGATCGAGGCACGTGACCGCGAGATCGACAATCCCTTCTCCAAGGACGCCCAGGTCACCGCCATTCGCGGCGCACGCAACTATCTCGGCGACAAGCTGATCCGCACCGCCGCGCCGCACAAGATCCTCGACCCGGCCAACGGGCCGCTGATTGCGGTGCGCCTCCACATCCTCACCCGCAAGACGCTTGGCGGACTGCACACCAATCTCGACAGCCAGGTGCTGGGACACTCCGGCGACCCGGTGCCAGGCCTTTATGCCGCCGGCGAGGTGGCAGGCTTCGGCGGCGGCGGCTATCACGGCTATAATGCGCTCGAAGGCACTTTCCTTGGCGGCTGCATCTTTTCGGGGCGCAATGCCGGCCGCCACATTGCCCGGGCCTAGCGGTCCTGTCGTCGGGCAACGATTGTCTGGCGGCAATGCGCCGATGACATGCAACTGAAACCGGACACGAGGAGCGGGGCGGTCTTGAACGTGAATGCGGTCTCCACGGTTGACGAGGTCACCGCCGCGATCGTCGCGGCCGTACGCGCCGGACGCATCGTGCCCGGCCAGCGCCTGACCGAGGCCGAATATTCCGCCCGCCTCGGCGTCTCGCGCTCGTCCGTGCGCGAGGCGTTCCGGCGACTGACTGCAGACGGGCTGCTCGATTTCGCCCCGCATCGCGGGGTCGCCGTACGCCAGCTGACCCGCAAGGAAGTCGACGACCTGTTCGCGATCCGTGGCACGCTGGAAGCGCTTGTCGTATCACTCGCCACGCGCCGCCTTCATGCCGAACCGGATGAACTCGTCGCCCTGCGCCGCGAAATGGACGAGGCGGCCACGGCCGGCGACATGAACCGCTTCACGGGCGGCAATGCCCGCTTCCACGCGCTGCTGGCGGCGTCCGCCGACAATCCGCTGCTCGCGCAGACGCTGACGCGGCTTTCGAACACAATCTACTGGCTGCAGTTTCGCGTCCTGGTCGATCGTCCGGCCGTTTTCGACACCAACCGCGAACACGACAGGATCGTCGACGCCATTGTGGCCGGCGACGCCGCGGCGGCGGAAGCTGCCATGCGCGACCATGTCGAGCGGTCTCGACGCCTTATCCAGTCGCTGTCGGACGAGCATTTCGCAGCTTCACCGGCTTGACACGAAATATTGTCTGACAATATTGTCAGTCAAGATCGAGATGCCTCAGGAGACTCGGGTGACCGTTGCCGCGACCAAGGAATACCATCCCGTGCCGTTGCCCGACTATGTCGAGCTTCCCGTCGAGGAGATGCGCAGGCGCGCCCAGGCCTTCTATGACGAGATCAGGACGCGCCACACCGTGCGCGACTTTTCAAGCCGCTCGGTGCCGCGCGACATCATCGAGACCTGCATTCGCGCCGCCGGCACCGCGCCCAACGGCGCCAACCACCAGCCATGGCATTTTGCCGTCATCGGCGATCCGGCCGTCAAGCGGCGCATCCGCGAGGCGGCCGAGGTCGAGGAGCGCGCCTTCTACGAAGGCCGCGCCGGAGAGGAATGGCTCCAGGCGCTGGCCCCGCTCGGCACCGACGCCGAGAAGGCGTTCCTGGAGGAGGCGCCGTGGCTGATCTGCGTCTTCGGCGAGCGCCGCAGCCGTTCGGCCGACGGGGTCAGGCGCAAGAACTACTATGTGCCGGAATCGGTCTCGATTGCCACCGGCTTCCTGATCGCTGCCCTGCACCACGCCGGCCTTGCGACACTCACGCACACGCCGAACCCGATGAGCTTTCTCAACGAACTCTGCGGCCGCGACCCGCACGACAAACCCTATATCCTGATGGTTGTCGGTTATCCGAAGGAGGGCGCGACCATCCCCGCCCACGCCATGGAAAAGAAGCCGCTGGAGGAGATCGCGACGTTCCTGTGACCCGCTGCGCCGCCGTAGCGGCCGAAACTACTCCGCCGCCTTGCGGAACGCGCCGGCGCCGAGCTCGAACTGCAGCCGCGCCAGCCGCGCATAGACGCCGTCCTTCTCGACCAGGCTCGCATGCGTCCCTTCCTCGACGATGCGCCCGTCCTCCAGCACCAGGATGCGGTCGGCCTTGAGCACGGTCGCCAGCCGGTGCGCGATGACGATCGTGGTGCGTTCCTGCATCAGCCGCTCGAGCGCGGCCTGCACCAGCGTCTCGCTCTCCGCATCGAGCGCCGAGGTCGCCTCGTCGAGCAGCAGGATCGGCGCGTCGCGCAGGATGGCGCGGGCGATCGCCACCCGCTGCCGCTGGCCGCCGGAAAGCGTGACGCCGCGCTCGCCGACGGGCGTGTCGTAGCCCTTGTCGAGCTTCATGATGAATTCTTCCGCATGCGCGTCGCGCGCTGCCGCGACGATCTCCGCCTCGCTCGCGTCCGGTCGGCCGAAGGCGATGTTGTCTCGTATGCTAGCGGCGAAGATCGTCAGGTCCTGCGGCACCAGCGCGATGCGGCTCCGCGCCTCCTTCGGGTCGGCTTCGGCAAGGTCGACGCCGTCGATCAGTACCTCGCCCGCCTGCGGATCGTAGAAGCGCAGGAGCAGCGAAATGACGGTGCTCTTGCCGGCGCCCGATGGGCCGACGATCGCGATCGTCTCGCCACGCCGGGCGGTGAAGGACAGCCCGTGCAGGGCCGACTGGTCGGGGCGTGAGGGATAGGCGAATTCGACGTCGCGGAACTCGACCTCGCCGCGCGCCGGTTCCGGCAACGGCACCGGATGGGCCGGGGTAGCAATCGGGGAGGTCTCGGCGAGAAGCTCGGTCAGCCGCTCGGCCGCCCCCGCCGCCTGGCTGAGTTCGCCCCAGACCTCCGACAGCGCGCCCAGCGCCCCGGCGGCAAACACCGAATAGAGCAGGAACTGGCCGAGCGTACCTGGCGTGATCGCGCCGGAAAGCACGTCGCGCGAGCCCATCCACAACACCGCCACCACCGAGGAAAACACCATGAAGATGGCGAAGAAGGTGAGGAAGGAGCGTGCGAAGATCGACGACTGCGCGGCGCGGAAGGCGCTTTCGACCGCGGCGGCGAATTTTTTCGCCACGAAGCCTTCATTCGTGAAGGCCTGCATGGCGCGCACGGCGCCGATCTGCTCGCTGGCGAACGCCGTCGCCTCGGCAAGCGTGTCCTGGGCGGCGCGCGACTTGCGCCTGACCGAGCGCCCGAACCCCACCAGCGGCAGGACGATGACCGGGATGGCCGCGATCACCAGCAGCGACAGTTTCGGACTGGTGACGACCATCATCGCCAGCGCGCCGAGCCCGAGGATGGTGTTGCGCAAGGCAAGCGACGCGGTCGCACCGACCGCCGACTTGATCTGCGTCGTGTCGGCTGTCAGCCGCGACACGATCTCGCCCGACTGCACCTTGTCGAAAAAGCCGGGTGAGAGGCTGGCGACATGGGCGAAGACGTCGCGGCGCACGTCCGCGACCACACGCTCGCCGAGCGAGATGACGAAATAGTAGCGGCAGGCCGAGGCGAGCGCGAGGACGGCGGCGATCACGATCAGCATCGAGAAATAGTTGGCGATGAAGGTCGAATCCTGGCCGGAAAAACCGTGATCGACCATGCGCCTGACCGCCAGCGGCAGGGTCAGTGTCGTACCGGCCGCCAGGAGCAGGAAGAACACTGCGCCCGCCACCAGCCGCGGATAGCGGCCGAGATAGGGAAACAGCGTCGCCAGCGGCCTGAGCGACCGTCTGCGTGCCTCCGCATCTGCCGCCTGCTCCGCCATGATTGCTCCCGAATACGATCTGCCGCCACGCGGCGTCCCGGTCTTGTGAATCCTGAGCGCCTGATGTATAGGCCCGCCAACCATTGCCGAAGCCGTAGCCGTGAATGGCCGCGGCTTCAAGCTTTACAGGGCAGGCGCATCGCCGCAGGCGGGCGGGCCGACAGCGCCCCGGAAGATCAGGACGAGACCGATGAAAGCCAAGATCCACCCCGACTACCACACCATCAAGGTCGTGATGACCGACGGCACCGAATATGTCACCCGCTCCACCTGGGGCAAGGAAGGCGACACGATGCATCTCGACATCGACCCGACCACGCATCCGGCTTGGACCGGCGGCCATCAGCACCTGCTCGACCGCGGCGGCCGCCTGTCGAAGTTCAAGAACAAGTTCGCCAATCTCGGCATCTGAGCCGCGACGCGAAATCTTGCGGCATGTCAGGAACCCCGCTTCGGCGGGGTTTTCTTTTGTCAATCTCCGGTATATTGTTCATCATTGAACAATATACCGGAGGAGCGCCATGTCCGCCGCCGCCAACAAGAAGCTGATGCAGTCGATCTTCGACGCCCTTGCGAACGGTGACGGGCGCCCCTTCAACGAGGCAATGGCCGAGGATTTCATTTGGGTGATGATCGGTTCCAATTCCTGGTCGGGCACCTATCGCGGCCGCGACGCGGTACGCCGCGACCTGCTCAAGCCGCTGATGAAGGAATTTGCCACCCG contains:
- a CDS encoding GntR family transcriptional regulator, translated to MNAVSTVDEVTAAIVAAVRAGRIVPGQRLTEAEYSARLGVSRSSVREAFRRLTADGLLDFAPHRGVAVRQLTRKEVDDLFAIRGTLEALVVSLATRRLHAEPDELVALRREMDEAATAGDMNRFTGGNARFHALLAASADNPLLAQTLTRLSNTIYWLQFRVLVDRPAVFDTNREHDRIVDAIVAGDAAAAEAAMRDHVERSRRLIQSLSDEHFAASPA
- a CDS encoding thiamine phosphate synthase, which gives rise to MNDTPPTRCRLVLAAPAGADRASLAARIADACAGGDVASLILPQYGLDDAAFQALAEAVVAPAQAQGVAVMIAGEPRIAARTGADGVHAEGGRAALADLIDRYQPKMMVGAGGAKDRDAALELGELRPDYLFFGRFGYDTKTEPHARNLALGRWWSEMVEIPCLVLGGATVESVADVAATGAEFVVLSTAVFGEGVDATAAVAQANRILDETAPAFETAS
- a CDS encoding MotA/TolQ/ExbB proton channel family protein — its product is MAWFRNLADDGLAGSADYDPHKLSSPQVFLLSMLIFLAIAGFVAAILYRQISSAFSTNPGLNGLILGVLAVGILLVFSQVTRLFREVRWVNSFRQGSETGNPVLLAPMKVMLSRSSATALTTLSMRSILDSIATRLDESRDISRYLIGLLVFLGLLGTFWGLLQTIGAIGSTIQSLDPASGDTNDVLNALKSGLSAPLAGMGTAFSSSLFGLAGSLVLGFLDLQAGRAQNRFYTELENWLSSVTDLGSDMPAPVEGAHGGSADELRLVAERLRSLQEAGGSSQRVATSMASLAEGISGLVKNMRNEQQMMRDWVEAQSEEQKATRAALEKIAKALDRQKQGAD
- a CDS encoding peptidoglycan -binding protein, translated to MALARARQRNRGVDYWPGFVDALSTLLLAIMFLLSVFVLAQFLLSREITGKDEVLNRLNSQINELTQLLALERSNAQDAEDQLANLRASLQSAQEERSRLQQLLAAGAGADEAARDRIGVLSDELDDERQISQRALSQVELLNQQISALRKQIAALEDALEASEERDRESNTKIADLGRRLNVALAQRVQELNRYRSDFFGRLREILSDRENIRIVGDRFVFQSEVLFPSGSDVINDAGRTEMQKLADAILDLQKEIPPEINWVLRVDGHTDNVPLSGTGRYRDNWELSTARSTSVVKFLVENGVPANRLVAAGFGEYQPLEEGDSPEVRARNRRIELKLTER
- a CDS encoding FAD-binding dehydrogenase, whose amino-acid sequence is MADADAIIVGGGLAGLVAAAEIADAGRRVVILDQEGENSLGGQAFWSLGGLFFVDSPEQRRLRIRDSRELALQDWLGSAGFDRPEDAWPRRWADAYVDFAAGEMRSWLHGMGMRWFPVVGWAERGGGFAHGHGNSVPRFHITWGTGPGVLEPFLRRVREHADAGRIELRFRHRVSRLIKTDGAVSGVAGEVLEPSTAERGQKSGRTVTGEFELGAGAVVVASGGIGGDFDLVRKNWPVDRLGLPPVTMVAGVPHHVDGRMLAITKEAGGTIINADRMWHYTEGVKNWAPIWPQHGIRILPGPSSLWFDATGNRLPAPCLPGFDTLATLKHILATGHDYSWFVLTQKVIKKEFALSGSEQNPDFTSKSWREVLKSRRGAGAPPPVEAFKEKGEDFIVRDTLADLVDAMNALAGEKLIDHDRLKAQIEARDREIDNPFSKDAQVTAIRGARNYLGDKLIRTAAPHKILDPANGPLIAVRLHILTRKTLGGLHTNLDSQVLGHSGDPVPGLYAAGEVAGFGGGGYHGYNALEGTFLGGCIFSGRNAGRHIARA
- a CDS encoding DUF1304 domain-containing protein, encoding MIASILTGLVALLHLYFLYLEMLVWNTPAGRKVFGTTAEFSAQSKALAMNQGLYNGFLAAGLAWGLWLGAEGFAIKVFFLGCVVVAGLFGAATVSRKILFVQAVPGALALIAVLAGW
- the trhA gene encoding PAQR family membrane homeostasis protein TrhA, which gives rise to MAGSAKGGTSIEIPFKGRFHHSRAELWADGIVHAVGIVLAIAAGATLLALSAFRTGPAEYVAVIFYVASLLTVFSVSCAYNLWPVSRFKWVLRRFDHAAIYLLIAGTYTPFLAQLEPASATTMLAVVWSAALFGIAIKLFLPGRFDRLAVAFYLAIGWSGVVIAGDIGKVLPDSTIWLIVAGGMVYSLGVLFFAWQKLRFQSAVWHGFVVSGAGLHLAAMMDLLVINRF
- a CDS encoding inositol monophosphatase family protein, whose product is MARSAIINVMVQAAFKAGRSLARDFGEVQNLQVSLKGPGDYVSQADRRAEEIVHAELSKARPGYAFLMEERGVIEGDDDQHRWLVDPLDGTTNFLHGIPLFAVSIALERQGQLAAAVVFNPAMDELYTAERGGGAFMNDRRLRVASRSKLADTVIGTGIPHLGRGHHGNALIELRNVMGEVSGVRRMGAAALDLAYVAAGRLDGFWEHGLSPWDMGAGALLIREAGGFVTDYDGGADFLDTGSIVAGNEAIHRALLKQLKKPLTKA
- a CDS encoding nitroreductase family protein; translated protein: MPQETRVTVAATKEYHPVPLPDYVELPVEEMRRRAQAFYDEIRTRHTVRDFSSRSVPRDIIETCIRAAGTAPNGANHQPWHFAVIGDPAVKRRIREAAEVEERAFYEGRAGEEWLQALAPLGTDAEKAFLEEAPWLICVFGERRSRSADGVRRKNYYVPESVSIATGFLIAALHHAGLATLTHTPNPMSFLNELCGRDPHDKPYILMVVGYPKEGATIPAHAMEKKPLEEIATFL
- a CDS encoding tetratricopeptide repeat protein, producing the protein MRRLAALFALTALLAPGMPATAAETDRAKASDARQIDPGRFGGKADDAAFGAYQRGLYLTAYNLALPRAKEGDAAAQTLVAEILSRGLGVARDAAAAAEWYGKAAEAGIPEAQLQYALVLIDGRYAGPDRERAFELMQDAAAAGDRLAMFNLAQMLTNREPGPSGMAKAIPFYEKSARLGLPDAQYAMAQVLAHGAGDRARDEEEARRYLARAARQNYDTAQLDLATWLVEGRGGKRDYEAGFGWMKRAAQSGNVAARNRLAKLYMHGLGTEPDPIEAAAWYISARRAGLRDLEMDDFLQGLTTEQQKQAIERANRLR
- the efp gene encoding elongation factor P, whose translation is MKINGNEIRPGNVIEHNGGLWVAVKTNAVKPGKGGAYNQVELKNLIDGTKLNERFRSAETVERVRLEQKEFTYLYEQGDSLVFMDAESYEQLELQKDFVGDRSSFLQDGMTVTVELYEEKPIGISLPDQVTLTISEADPVVKGQTAASSYKPAMMENGIRVMVPPFIESGERIIVDTNEITYVRRAD